Proteins encoded in a region of the Fusibacter sp. A1 genome:
- a CDS encoding ABC transporter ATP-binding protein, giving the protein MLYLFKTAWIYAEKERWKIVLLYFLHSLSFAGVLFQPYSFGKAINLLQVNGIGNIRPTLFWLSMYLVGFLAFQVFHHTARYFELTVAYTMQKNFVDDMYGRVYSLPIQWHTNNHSGELVNRINTASFSLRDYGFMQHEMLGNLLLSVGPVFILINYSWKYSMICIGLTLVNLVVVTKMNLLIQPILHSINEETHAYTAKLFDFIVNIRTVINLHLKEETNEVLNHKFNHYVHERMREFKINQPRCFISASGTFITELVLILFFLWSASEAGGVIIIGSLIAIVNYFKTMSTSFFDITNTFYDTMDWKTSLQSVSQIVTTSDELTAKSVSVEVESWEHIANRNLHFSYDNQESTLRNINLDLRTGSKVAIIGSSGSGKSTLIHLLAGFHTPSNGDLIIDGIKINDFHCINQMSLLAPQDIEIFENTIRYNITFGMDYDEKYMEKILVISRFSEVLKGFPKGLDTDIREKGVNLSGG; this is encoded by the coding sequence ATGTTATATCTTTTTAAAACAGCATGGATTTATGCGGAAAAAGAACGTTGGAAGATTGTTCTTTTATACTTTTTACACAGCTTGTCTTTTGCAGGGGTTCTTTTTCAGCCCTATTCATTTGGTAAAGCGATCAACTTGCTGCAAGTAAATGGAATTGGAAATATTCGACCAACGCTATTTTGGCTGTCCATGTATCTGGTAGGATTTCTGGCTTTTCAAGTTTTTCATCATACTGCAAGATATTTTGAATTAACCGTGGCATATACGATGCAAAAGAACTTTGTAGATGACATGTATGGTAGAGTGTATTCCTTGCCAATACAATGGCATACCAACAATCATTCTGGAGAGCTTGTCAATCGAATCAATACTGCCAGCTTTTCACTTAGGGATTATGGGTTCATGCAGCACGAAATGCTTGGAAATCTTTTATTATCGGTCGGACCGGTGTTCATACTCATCAACTACTCGTGGAAGTATTCGATGATATGTATCGGTTTGACTCTGGTCAACTTAGTTGTAGTTACCAAAATGAATTTGCTTATTCAACCGATACTACACAGTATCAACGAAGAGACTCATGCTTATACTGCTAAGTTGTTCGATTTTATCGTCAACATTCGTACTGTGATCAACCTGCATTTAAAAGAGGAGACCAATGAGGTTCTGAATCACAAGTTCAATCATTATGTTCACGAAAGAATGCGGGAATTCAAAATAAACCAACCGCGCTGCTTCATAAGCGCATCCGGGACTTTCATAACAGAACTTGTTCTCATTTTGTTTTTCTTGTGGTCGGCTAGCGAAGCGGGTGGAGTGATCATCATTGGATCGCTGATCGCCATTGTCAATTACTTTAAAACCATGAGCACATCATTTTTTGACATTACAAATACCTTCTACGATACGATGGATTGGAAAACTTCACTACAATCAGTTTCGCAGATTGTCACAACTTCCGACGAATTAACTGCTAAGAGCGTTTCAGTAGAAGTAGAGTCATGGGAGCACATTGCAAATAGGAATCTTCACTTCAGCTATGATAATCAGGAGAGTACGCTTCGCAACATCAACCTGGATCTCCGTACTGGAAGTAAAGTGGCGATAATCGGAAGTAGCGGATCTGGAAAAAGCACGCTGATTCATTTGCTTGCAGGGTTTCATACTCCAAGTAATGGAGACCTTATCATTGACGGCATCAAAATCAATGACTTTCACTGCATCAATCAAATGAGTCTGCTGGCGCCTCAGGATATCGAAATTTTTGAAAATACAATTCGGTATAATATCACATTCGGTATGGACTACGATGAGAAGTATATGGAAAAAATACTCGTCATATCAAGATTTTCAGAAGTGTTGAAAGGATTCCCAAAGGGACTTGATACCGATATCAGGGAGAAAGGCGTCAATTTGTCTGGTGGTTAA
- a CDS encoding ABC transporter ATP-binding protein/permease, translating to MLLLDEISSSVDALNEKMIFSQILNEFKDRTIITPIHQLHLLEMFDLIIVMDQGQIVESGTLDELHANDRHFSKMWKTYLSGLNDQMQVI from the coding sequence ATGCTCTTGCTTGACGAGATCAGCAGCAGTGTCGATGCGTTGAATGAAAAAATGATCTTCAGTCAGATTCTCAATGAGTTCAAGGATCGTACGATCATCACGCCGATTCATCAACTGCACCTACTTGAAATGTTTGATCTGATTATCGTAATGGATCAAGGGCAAATCGTTGAATCAGGCACGCTTGATGAGCTTCATGCGAATGATAGGCACTTCAGTAAGATGTGGAAGACGTATTTATCTGGACTAAATGATCAAATGCAAGTAATCTGA
- a CDS encoding flotillin family protein, whose amino-acid sequence MNVLLQGTLVTVGASIVIVVGLLALFASFYHKVEQSKVIIRNGIGNQVVCFGGIMVVPIIHRKEEMDISIKRVEIAREGKDGLICKDNLRADIRVAFFVRVNQTTDDVLKVAQLLGCQKASDPETLMAFFDAKFSEALKTVGKKFDFVQLYTDRETFKSEILQIIGTDLNGYVLDDAAIDYLEQTDIRLLNPDNILDSEGIKKITELTSTQRILANEIEREREKTIKRQDVSAREAILELEKQNAEAEAKQLREISIINSREIAEAEKVAQEERYKSELARVKTEEEIGVAEENKQRQIIIAAKSKESTEAIETERVERKRLLERTEKEKLVELAIIDKEKLVEVEKKNIQTVIRERVTVEKDTVVEEEKIKDTRALADANRTKNVALRKAEEEAETKQILVVKGAEAAKMAAEKEAEKTIIDADANLKAAHKEAEAIKVIVDARVLEGSVEGIAASKVIEAKALAEAKGETAKVEVKEKDGTVEAANLKRMYLSEAEGIKEKANSMKLLDAVGRDHEEFKLKLDKEKQIELAQITIQKDIADAQASVIREALKSAKIDIVGGETMFFDKIIGSIAQGKAVDRVVNNSEVLKDIKETLITGDADYFQQQLKTMVGRFNLSSQDLMNITISGAIGKMMKTAEGNDHAMLTKLLDTVNKAGVANLPANLIENVIGA is encoded by the coding sequence ATGAATGTTTTATTACAAGGAACCCTTGTCACGGTAGGAGCATCAATCGTCATTGTGGTTGGACTACTGGCCTTATTTGCCAGTTTCTATCACAAGGTGGAGCAGTCGAAGGTAATCATTAGAAACGGTATCGGCAATCAGGTTGTCTGCTTTGGCGGCATCATGGTAGTACCCATCATCCACCGCAAAGAGGAGATGGATATTTCGATCAAACGTGTCGAAATCGCTAGAGAAGGCAAGGACGGCTTGATCTGTAAAGACAACTTAAGGGCGGATATCCGTGTCGCATTCTTCGTTCGTGTCAATCAGACGACAGATGACGTTTTAAAAGTCGCACAGCTGCTGGGTTGTCAAAAAGCATCCGATCCGGAAACCCTAATGGCCTTCTTTGATGCAAAATTCTCTGAAGCGCTTAAGACTGTAGGCAAAAAGTTTGATTTTGTTCAGTTATATACGGACCGTGAGACTTTTAAGAGTGAAATCCTGCAGATCATCGGCACGGACTTAAACGGTTATGTGTTGGATGATGCCGCGATCGATTATCTGGAGCAAACCGACATTCGCTTGTTGAATCCTGACAACATTTTGGATTCTGAGGGGATCAAGAAGATCACAGAACTGACTTCAACTCAAAGAATATTGGCCAACGAGATTGAAAGAGAACGCGAAAAGACAATCAAGCGACAAGACGTATCGGCAAGAGAAGCTATTTTAGAACTTGAAAAGCAAAACGCCGAAGCCGAAGCCAAACAGCTTAGAGAGATTTCGATCATCAATTCACGTGAAATCGCCGAAGCTGAAAAGGTCGCTCAAGAAGAACGCTATAAGTCTGAGCTTGCCAGAGTGAAGACAGAAGAAGAGATTGGTGTAGCCGAGGAGAACAAGCAAAGACAGATCATCATTGCGGCAAAGTCCAAGGAAAGCACAGAAGCCATCGAAACTGAACGTGTAGAAAGAAAAAGACTGCTTGAGAGAACTGAAAAGGAAAAGCTTGTCGAGCTTGCTATCATCGATAAGGAAAAGCTAGTAGAAGTTGAGAAGAAGAATATACAGACGGTAATTAGAGAAAGAGTGACTGTCGAAAAAGATACCGTGGTGGAAGAAGAAAAAATCAAAGACACGCGTGCGCTTGCGGATGCAAACCGTACAAAAAATGTAGCGCTCAGAAAAGCAGAAGAAGAGGCGGAAACAAAGCAAATTCTTGTTGTTAAAGGTGCGGAAGCCGCCAAGATGGCTGCTGAAAAAGAAGCCGAAAAGACAATTATCGACGCAGATGCAAATCTGAAAGCCGCTCATAAAGAAGCGGAAGCGATCAAGGTGATTGTTGATGCCAGAGTGCTGGAAGGTTCTGTCGAAGGTATTGCCGCATCGAAAGTGATTGAAGCGAAAGCACTTGCAGAAGCCAAAGGCGAAACCGCCAAAGTAGAAGTAAAAGAGAAAGACGGTACTGTCGAAGCTGCAAACCTTAAGAGAATGTACCTTTCAGAAGCTGAAGGTATCAAGGAAAAGGCCAATAGCATGAAATTACTTGATGCTGTAGGCAGAGATCATGAAGAGTTCAAACTCAAGCTTGATAAGGAAAAACAGATCGAACTTGCTCAAATCACCATTCAAAAGGATATTGCAGATGCTCAAGCGTCTGTTATCAGAGAAGCGCTTAAATCAGCTAAGATCGATATTGTCGGTGGAGAAACGATGTTCTTTGACAAAATTATCGGTTCGATCGCGCAAGGTAAGGCGGTTGACCGTGTTGTAAACAACAGTGAAGTGCTAAAGGATATCAAAGAGACCCTCATCACAGGAGACGCGGACTACTTCCAGCAGCAGCTTAAAACGATGGTAGGAAGATTCAACTTATCTTCTCAAGACCTGATGAACATCACCATTTCGGGTGCTATAGGAAAAATGATGAAGACTGCAGAAGGAAACGACCATGCGATGTTGACTAAGCTACTTGATACTGTAAACAAGGCGGGTGTTGCAAATCTACCAGCCAATCTAATTGAAAATGTAATTGGAGCATAA